A single window of Salvia splendens isolate huo1 chromosome 8, SspV2, whole genome shotgun sequence DNA harbors:
- the LOC121745505 gene encoding polyadenylate-binding protein-interacting protein 12-like isoform X2, producing MAVVENAGANAIASSNCDNDAAVNAKPVDQSFHKVPNGHHQLGINGNGGTLEKKMDGEEDDGGEGFKRDMRDLEEMLSKLNPMAKEFVPPSLSAFGGGPHKLLVPPHAAAVAAAAAGHFGFSTNGFVMQQQKKNGFVNGKRRMNSRTSMAQREDVIRRTVYVSDIDHQVTEEQLAALFIGCGQVVDCRVCGDPNSVLRFAFIEFTDEEGARNALSLAGTMLGYYPVKVLPSKTAIAPVNPTFLPRSEDEREMCARTIYCTNIDKKVTQADVKLFFESICGEVYRLRLLGDYHHSTRIAFVEFVMAESAIAALNCSGAILGSLPIRVSPSKTPVRPRAPRQSMH from the exons ATGGCTGTGGTGGAGAATGCCGGAGCTAACGCGATTGCGTCGTCGAATTGCGACAACGACGCTGCGGTTAACGCTAAGCCGGTTGATCAGAGCTTCCATAAGGTACCTAACGGCCATCATCAGCTGGGTATCAATGGAAATGGGGGAACTTTGGAGAAGAAGATGGATGGGGAGGAAGATGATGGAGGGGAGGGGTTTAAGAGGGATATGCGGGATTTGGAGGAAATGCTGTCGAAATTGAATCCGATGGCGAAGGAATTCGTGCCGCCATCTCTCTCCGCCTTCGGTGGTGGGCCGCACAAGCTGCTGGTGCCGCCACACGCTGCTGCGGTTGCTGCGGCTGCGGCCGGCCATTTTGGGTTCAGCACTAATGGTTTTGTGATGCAGCAGCAG AAGAAAAATGGCTTTGTTAATGGGAAGCGGAGGATGAATAGCCGAACGAGCATGGCTCAAAGAGAGGACGTGATTAGGCGGACGGTCTATGTCTCTGACATTGATCACCAG GTGACCGAAGAGCAACTTGCGGCGCTTTTCATTGGCTGTGGACAG GTGGTGGATTGCCGTGTTTGTGGTGACCCCAACTCTGTTCTTCGCTTTGCCTTCATTGAGTTCACTGATGAGG AAGGGGCAAGGAATGCTTTGAGCTTAGCTGGAACTATGCTTGGTTATTATCCCGTGAAAGTGCTACCTTCCAAAACTGCAATTGCCCCCGTTAATCCAACATTTTTGCCAAGG TCTGAGGATGAAAGGGAAATGTGTGCAAGAACTATCTACTGCACAAACATAGATAAAAAG GTCACTCAAGCAGACGTCAAACTCTTCTTTGAGTCTATTTGCGGAGAG GTTTATCGTTTGAGGTTGCTTGGTGATTATCATCACTCAACTCGTATAGCTTTTGTGGAGTTTGTGATG GCGGAGAGCGCAATAGCAGCGCTGAACTGCAGCGGAGCAATCTTAGGATCACTGCCCA
- the LOC121745505 gene encoding polyadenylate-binding protein-interacting protein 12-like isoform X1, which yields MAVVENAGANAIASSNCDNDAAVNAKPVDQSFHKVPNGHHQLGINGNGGTLEKKMDGEEDDGGEGFKRDMRDLEEMLSKLNPMAKEFVPPSLSAFGGGPHKLLVPPHAAAVAAAAAGHFGFSTNGFVMQQQVNSGVPTANSFRRKKNGFVNGKRRMNSRTSMAQREDVIRRTVYVSDIDHQVTEEQLAALFIGCGQVVDCRVCGDPNSVLRFAFIEFTDEEGARNALSLAGTMLGYYPVKVLPSKTAIAPVNPTFLPRSEDEREMCARTIYCTNIDKKVTQADVKLFFESICGEVYRLRLLGDYHHSTRIAFVEFVMAESAIAALNCSGAILGSLPIRVSPSKTPVRPRAPRQSMH from the exons ATGGCTGTGGTGGAGAATGCCGGAGCTAACGCGATTGCGTCGTCGAATTGCGACAACGACGCTGCGGTTAACGCTAAGCCGGTTGATCAGAGCTTCCATAAGGTACCTAACGGCCATCATCAGCTGGGTATCAATGGAAATGGGGGAACTTTGGAGAAGAAGATGGATGGGGAGGAAGATGATGGAGGGGAGGGGTTTAAGAGGGATATGCGGGATTTGGAGGAAATGCTGTCGAAATTGAATCCGATGGCGAAGGAATTCGTGCCGCCATCTCTCTCCGCCTTCGGTGGTGGGCCGCACAAGCTGCTGGTGCCGCCACACGCTGCTGCGGTTGCTGCGGCTGCGGCCGGCCATTTTGGGTTCAGCACTAATGGTTTTGTGATGCAGCAGCAGGTTAACTCGGGAGTTCCCACTGCCAATTCTTTTAGAAGG AAGAAAAATGGCTTTGTTAATGGGAAGCGGAGGATGAATAGCCGAACGAGCATGGCTCAAAGAGAGGACGTGATTAGGCGGACGGTCTATGTCTCTGACATTGATCACCAG GTGACCGAAGAGCAACTTGCGGCGCTTTTCATTGGCTGTGGACAG GTGGTGGATTGCCGTGTTTGTGGTGACCCCAACTCTGTTCTTCGCTTTGCCTTCATTGAGTTCACTGATGAGG AAGGGGCAAGGAATGCTTTGAGCTTAGCTGGAACTATGCTTGGTTATTATCCCGTGAAAGTGCTACCTTCCAAAACTGCAATTGCCCCCGTTAATCCAACATTTTTGCCAAGG TCTGAGGATGAAAGGGAAATGTGTGCAAGAACTATCTACTGCACAAACATAGATAAAAAG GTCACTCAAGCAGACGTCAAACTCTTCTTTGAGTCTATTTGCGGAGAG GTTTATCGTTTGAGGTTGCTTGGTGATTATCATCACTCAACTCGTATAGCTTTTGTGGAGTTTGTGATG GCGGAGAGCGCAATAGCAGCGCTGAACTGCAGCGGAGCAATCTTAGGATCACTGCCCA